Proteins from a single region of Sphaerochaeta globosa str. Buddy:
- a CDS encoding aldo/keto reductase, producing MKYLNFFGKQIAQISLGCDHYGAAVSEETAMRQLDIYVQQGGNLLDTAHIYGQDKAGGPSTSEQVLGKWLRANNLHEKITVASKGCHPYKEDMSHSRINEKDMMLDISQSLDQLKTDCLDIWFFHRDNPLMGSDEIIDLASMLIDKKLVKHLGVSNWRTERIEAANTWAKAHGKPTFEISEIQWSLARCTPETWGDDTLVCMTEQQRLWYEKEAMPVMCFAPQAKGLFSKLLSGNEDRLSSNAKRRFLTEENLALAPKVQALSQHLRVTPAAIAMAYLTSQKNPTIAIAGSSRVEQITETLGGADLTLTEEELAFLQS from the coding sequence ATGAAATACCTCAACTTTTTTGGAAAACAGATCGCCCAGATTTCTCTGGGCTGCGACCACTATGGTGCTGCTGTCAGTGAAGAAACTGCAATGCGGCAGCTTGACATCTATGTACAGCAGGGCGGCAATCTGCTGGACACCGCCCACATCTACGGTCAGGACAAGGCAGGTGGACCTTCCACCAGCGAACAGGTGCTGGGCAAGTGGTTGAGGGCAAACAACCTACACGAAAAAATCACGGTCGCCTCAAAGGGATGTCACCCGTATAAGGAGGATATGAGCCATAGCAGGATCAACGAGAAGGACATGATGCTGGACATCAGCCAAAGTCTGGACCAACTAAAAACCGACTGCCTGGATATCTGGTTCTTCCACCGCGACAATCCATTGATGGGCAGCGATGAGATTATCGACCTTGCGTCCATGCTTATCGACAAGAAGCTGGTCAAACATCTGGGCGTCTCCAACTGGAGAACCGAGCGAATAGAAGCAGCCAACACGTGGGCTAAAGCCCATGGAAAACCAACCTTTGAAATAAGTGAAATCCAATGGAGCCTCGCCCGTTGCACACCTGAAACCTGGGGTGATGACACATTGGTATGCATGACCGAACAGCAACGCCTGTGGTATGAGAAAGAAGCTATGCCGGTAATGTGCTTCGCCCCCCAGGCAAAAGGGTTGTTCTCAAAACTCTTGTCGGGAAATGAGGATAGGCTCAGCTCCAATGCCAAACGCAGATTTCTTACCGAGGAAAATCTTGCCTTGGCTCCCAAAGTGCAAGCATTGAGTCAGCATCTCCGAGTCACCCCGGCCGCCATCGCAATGGCCTATCTGACCAGCCAGAAGAATCCGACCATTGCCATCGCAGGTTCCAGCCGGGTTGAGCAGATCACCGAAACCCTTGGAGGAGCAGACCTCACCCTGACAGAAGAAGAACTTGCATTCCTGCAAAGCTAA
- a CDS encoding Trp family transcriptional regulator: protein MDTNYEDLIKVFASTTDVQDMQRLLEEMLTPNERKDLLLRWNLMKDLYRGLPQREIAASYGISLCKITRGSKILKQKDSYCKRLLSDRYDDHLHI from the coding sequence ATGGATACAAATTATGAGGACTTGATCAAGGTTTTTGCTTCTACTACGGATGTACAGGATATGCAGAGACTGCTTGAGGAAATGTTGACTCCGAATGAGAGAAAGGATCTGCTGCTCAGATGGAACCTGATGAAGGATCTCTATCGCGGTCTCCCCCAGCGTGAAATTGCCGCTTCCTATGGTATTTCACTGTGTAAGATTACCAGGGGCTCCAAGATTTTGAAACAGAAGGACTCGTATTGCAAGCGGCTGCTCAGTGACCGCTACGATGACCATCTCCATATCTAG
- a CDS encoding undecaprenyl-phosphate glucose phosphotransferase, whose amino-acid sequence MKSSRRSLLALKLISDALAILLSWLLAGYLRFFIIPGGVRASFTMFLQVSILVVSYTLFFISRNGLYIEDLEHSWRKETNKLMISAFEGFLLLVITLYFVFIQKVSRLAIGLHFILLVIFLVTERTIISSYIMSCYRKGKYNRRILLVGYGENLQNYERALHSKSILGINLAGQFDGQGIAIGGARQLEAESLRIAVEQTKPDLVVISYPGSEYEKQQAMVAQGLDLLNEKVVLIPSLPESYIGTQISDFRWIPMFTLNAADIGAFQRIAKRLFDIVTCSIGITLISPILLLLAVLVKLSSPGPVIYKQKRVTRDEKIFTMYKFRSMRNDIAEGTAHWTEENDPRVTRIGKFLRKTSLDELPQLFNVIGGSMSLIGPRPERPELVEQFNSEIPGYRMRHRVKAGISGWAQVNGWRGNTSLERRIEFDLFYIRNWSMLFDLKIVLYTFFRGFVNENAY is encoded by the coding sequence ATGAAGAGTTCGAGACGTTCGTTGCTAGCTTTAAAATTGATTAGTGATGCTTTGGCAATACTTCTTTCTTGGTTGCTTGCAGGATATTTAAGATTTTTTATCATACCCGGAGGTGTTCGGGCTTCATTTACGATGTTCTTGCAGGTTTCTATCCTAGTCGTGTCCTACACGCTTTTTTTCATCAGCCGGAATGGGTTGTATATAGAGGACCTAGAGCACTCCTGGCGCAAAGAAACCAATAAACTGATGATAAGCGCGTTCGAAGGTTTTTTGTTGTTGGTAATTACGCTCTATTTTGTGTTTATACAGAAGGTCAGCCGTTTAGCTATCGGTCTGCATTTCATCCTGCTTGTGATCTTTTTAGTGACCGAAAGAACCATTATCTCTAGCTATATCATGAGCTGTTACCGCAAAGGAAAGTATAACCGAAGGATACTTTTGGTCGGGTATGGTGAAAACCTGCAAAACTATGAACGTGCGCTGCATAGCAAGAGTATTCTTGGGATTAACTTGGCTGGTCAGTTCGATGGACAAGGGATTGCAATCGGGGGGGCAAGGCAGCTAGAGGCTGAATCGCTTCGTATTGCAGTAGAGCAGACGAAGCCTGACTTGGTGGTCATTTCGTACCCGGGCAGTGAGTATGAGAAACAGCAAGCCATGGTAGCCCAGGGTTTGGACCTGCTCAACGAGAAAGTGGTCCTGATTCCCTCTCTGCCGGAGTCGTATATCGGTACGCAGATTTCTGACTTCCGTTGGATTCCCATGTTTACCTTGAATGCAGCTGATATCGGCGCGTTTCAGCGGATCGCCAAACGCTTGTTCGATATCGTGACGTGCAGTATCGGCATTACCCTGATTTCTCCGATTCTTCTATTGCTCGCTGTACTGGTGAAACTTTCATCCCCCGGTCCTGTCATTTACAAGCAAAAACGGGTGACGCGGGACGAGAAAATCTTTACCATGTACAAATTCAGGAGTATGCGCAACGATATTGCTGAAGGAACCGCTCATTGGACGGAAGAGAATGATCCGAGAGTGACGAGAATTGGAAAGTTCCTACGCAAGACCAGTCTTGACGAGCTTCCCCAATTGTTTAATGTTATCGGCGGCTCGATGAGCTTGATCGGTCCCAGACCCGAGCGCCCGGAATTGGTGGAACAGTTCAATTCTGAGATTCCCGGGTACCGGATGCGCCATCGGGTGAAGGCTGGAATTTCCGGCTGGGCCCAGGTTAATGGATGGAGAGGCAACACATCGCTTGAAAGGCGTATTGAGTTTGATCTCTTCTACATCCGAAACTGGAGCATGCTTTTTGATCTGAAGATTGTGCTGTATACGTTCTTCAGAGGTTTTGTTAATGAAAATGCATATTGA
- a CDS encoding VIT1/CCC1 transporter family protein has protein sequence MEQKTMSRKTMLILLYLQRGELTEHLIYKSLAKRVKDEHNSDILRRIGEEELRHAKIWEKMTGKQVKPNRVKAWFYSMLALLLGYTFVLKKMERGEDKATKGYAALIAEVPQAKQISEDEDRHEQQLLAMLDEERLQYIGSMVLGLSDALVELSGTLAGLTFALQNTRLIALSGLITGISATLSMASSEYLSAKNSGDKNAAKSSMYTGIAYLFTVTFMVLPYLLLESYVLALILMLVVVVVIIMLFTYYTSVAKDLPFGKRFTEMALISLSVAAISFVIGILVKRFLGIEI, from the coding sequence ATGGAACAAAAAACAATGAGCCGGAAAACCATGCTGATCCTCCTCTATCTACAGCGGGGAGAATTGACTGAACACCTAATCTATAAAAGCCTCGCAAAGCGTGTGAAAGATGAGCATAACAGTGACATACTTCGTCGCATAGGGGAAGAAGAACTTAGGCATGCCAAAATCTGGGAGAAAATGACTGGTAAACAAGTCAAGCCCAATCGGGTGAAAGCATGGTTTTACAGCATGCTTGCCCTCCTGCTCGGCTACACGTTTGTTTTAAAGAAAATGGAAAGGGGTGAAGACAAGGCAACCAAAGGCTATGCCGCCCTGATCGCGGAAGTACCGCAGGCAAAACAAATCTCCGAGGATGAGGACCGACACGAACAACAGCTGCTGGCAATGCTCGATGAGGAGCGCCTGCAATACATTGGTTCGATGGTTCTCGGTCTCAGCGACGCCCTGGTCGAACTTTCCGGCACTTTGGCAGGTCTCACCTTCGCTTTGCAAAACACCAGACTCATCGCACTCTCGGGCCTTATCACCGGTATATCGGCAACACTGTCCATGGCCTCCAGTGAATATCTATCGGCAAAGAACAGCGGCGACAAGAATGCAGCAAAAAGCAGCATGTACACCGGCATCGCCTATCTCTTTACGGTCACCTTCATGGTCCTTCCCTATCTGCTTTTGGAAAGCTATGTACTCGCCTTGATCCTCATGCTGGTCGTTGTGGTAGTCATAATCATGCTGTTCACCTACTACACTTCAGTTGCAAAGGATCTTCCCTTCGGCAAGCGTTTCACGGAAATGGCGCTCATCAGTCTTAGTGTGGCTGCCATCTCGTTTGTGATCGGAATCTTGGTCAAGCGATTCCTGGGAATTGAAATTTAA
- a CDS encoding DUF6675 family protein — protein sequence MNKRFLVVLFFCLLSLAGLFASSVEVREALPLLSEAEYQALDAGEMVYGRTLDGGKIAQFFVQGTEASKRAELAQQEESGFSIGAVSYIPYGPKLKAMDPSERQLAVFNAIRAISTQEGLTYISWRAGNKEKVLIEKSSYMEDSKNLNKLVTDPVATVFPFTEQSYVYQRDSSFGGNRYLHTYTNTDKEIFVEISNISSLKVLGLFTAVKAGQLSINMGTYQLDEGLLLVALTSVRDRKPEVSVLGLTVDLPSAFRRRIVALQNWFISQLNTLEIE from the coding sequence ATGAATAAACGGTTTCTCGTGGTGCTGTTTTTCTGTTTGCTGAGCTTGGCCGGGCTTTTTGCTTCATCCGTTGAGGTTCGAGAAGCACTTCCTCTTTTATCGGAGGCTGAATATCAGGCCCTCGATGCTGGGGAAATGGTCTATGGCCGTACCCTCGATGGGGGTAAAATCGCCCAATTCTTCGTCCAGGGTACAGAGGCTTCCAAACGTGCAGAGTTGGCACAACAGGAAGAGAGTGGATTTTCCATCGGGGCGGTCAGCTACATCCCCTATGGGCCAAAGCTGAAAGCAATGGATCCATCAGAACGTCAACTGGCAGTTTTTAATGCCATCAGGGCTATTTCCACTCAGGAAGGTCTGACCTATATTTCATGGCGCGCTGGAAACAAGGAGAAAGTTCTCATCGAGAAGTCCTCCTACATGGAAGATTCCAAGAATTTGAATAAGCTGGTAACTGATCCTGTGGCAACGGTATTTCCGTTTACAGAACAAAGCTATGTCTATCAGAGGGATTCTTCCTTTGGCGGCAACCGATATCTTCACACCTATACCAATACCGACAAGGAAATTTTTGTTGAAATCAGCAATATCAGTTCTTTGAAAGTACTTGGCTTGTTTACTGCAGTGAAGGCGGGGCAGTTGTCCATCAATATGGGAACGTACCAGTTGGATGAGGGGCTTTTGCTGGTTGCCCTTACCAGTGTACGCGATCGCAAGCCTGAAGTTTCCGTTCTGGGCCTGACAGTCGACCTTCCTTCGGCATTCAGACGTCGAATTGTTGCGCTACAGAACTGGTTCATTAGCCAACTCAATACTCTTGAAATTGAATAG